A genomic stretch from Kribbella amoyensis includes:
- a CDS encoding acyl-CoA thioesterase: MDRRSSFPHFLAITTRWKDNDVYGHVNNVEYYSFFDTVINEFLIRSGGLDIHRGPVIGLCVDSQCTFKQALAFPDTVDAGLRVAKLGNSSVTYEIGLFRSGAAEPAALGRFVHVFVDREQRRPVPMPADLRAALGGITG; the protein is encoded by the coding sequence ATGGACCGGCGAAGCTCGTTTCCGCACTTCCTGGCGATCACGACGCGCTGGAAGGACAACGACGTCTACGGCCACGTGAACAACGTCGAGTACTACAGCTTCTTCGACACGGTGATCAACGAGTTCCTGATCCGGTCCGGTGGGCTCGACATCCATCGCGGCCCGGTGATCGGGTTGTGTGTGGACTCGCAGTGCACCTTCAAGCAGGCGCTCGCGTTCCCGGACACGGTGGACGCGGGACTGCGGGTCGCCAAGCTGGGGAACTCGAGTGTCACCTACGAGATCGGGCTGTTCCGGAGCGGAGCCGCGGAGCCGGCCGCGCTCGGACGGTTCGTGCACGTGTTCGTCGATCGCGAGCAGCGCCGGCCGGTCCCGATGCCGGCCGACCTGCGCGCCGCGTTGGGAGGAATCACCGGATGA
- a CDS encoding MerR family transcriptional regulator, producing the protein MWIAELSRRTDVPVPTIKYYLREGLLAPGESVGATRARYGEEHIRRLRLIRALVEAGGLSLARVRGVLAAVDEEERELHEVLGAAHAALLPEHLVAEDTTLDRVDRLIKDRGWHVDTGSPDRVLLAGALDALERVGYHLDDALLDVYATAADEVGTADVAHLPSGEDRPRTVESTVIVTALGAPVLLALRRLAQQNASAERFGHRH; encoded by the coding sequence ATGTGGATCGCCGAACTGTCCCGCCGGACCGACGTCCCGGTGCCGACGATCAAGTACTACCTGCGTGAAGGCCTGCTCGCGCCCGGTGAATCCGTCGGCGCGACCCGGGCCCGGTACGGCGAGGAGCACATCCGCCGGCTCCGCCTGATCCGCGCCCTGGTCGAGGCCGGCGGACTCAGCCTGGCCCGGGTCCGCGGTGTGCTGGCGGCGGTCGACGAGGAGGAACGCGAGCTGCACGAGGTCCTCGGCGCGGCCCACGCGGCGTTGCTCCCGGAGCACCTGGTCGCCGAGGACACCACGCTCGACCGCGTGGACCGGCTGATCAAGGACCGCGGCTGGCACGTGGATACCGGGTCACCCGACCGCGTCCTGCTCGCGGGGGCGCTCGACGCGTTGGAGCGGGTCGGGTACCACCTCGACGACGCTCTGCTCGACGTGTACGCGACCGCGGCCGACGAGGTCGGTACGGCGGACGTCGCCCATCTCCCCTCCGGCGAGGACCGGCCGCGGACCGTCGAGTCGACCGTCATCGTCACCGCACTGGGCGCGCCCGTACTCCTAGCCCTCCGCCGCCTCGCCCAGCAGAACGCTTCCGCCGAACGCTTCGGCCATCGGCACTGA
- a CDS encoding DUF4188 domain-containing protein, with protein MSVIEGRQTAVYDGELVVFLIGMRVNSWRALKQWLPVARAMGPMLRELTADPDSGLLGFRNFFGLRDSTMIQYWESFEKLQAFAADPGRAHRPAWTNFYRLSYQGAKVGIWHETYVVPAGRTETIYGNMPLHGLGKVAGVVPVNRRGVTAAERLHLT; from the coding sequence ATGAGCGTGATCGAGGGCCGGCAGACCGCGGTGTACGACGGCGAGCTGGTGGTGTTCCTGATCGGCATGCGGGTCAACTCCTGGCGGGCGCTGAAGCAGTGGCTGCCGGTGGCGCGGGCGATGGGGCCGATGCTGCGCGAGCTGACCGCCGATCCGGACAGCGGGCTGCTCGGGTTCCGGAACTTCTTCGGGCTGCGGGACTCGACGATGATCCAGTACTGGGAGTCGTTCGAGAAGTTGCAGGCGTTCGCCGCCGACCCCGGCCGCGCCCACCGTCCGGCCTGGACGAACTTCTACCGGCTGTCGTACCAGGGCGCCAAGGTCGGGATCTGGCACGAGACCTACGTCGTCCCGGCCGGTCGCACCGAGACCATCTACGGCAACATGCCGCTGCACGGACTGGGCAAGGTCGCCGGCGTCGTTCCGGTGAACCGGCGCGGTGTCACCGCGGCCGAACGCCTGCACCTCACCTGA
- a CDS encoding alpha/beta fold hydrolase, with product MTFALIPGAGCTPYHWHPLTAELRDRGHTVIEVELPCDDDTAGLSAYCDAIVGAVGGHERVTLVAHSLGGMTAPVVCDRLDVELLVLVAAVVPAPGESATQWWVNTAYPSVEDESVDTFFADLPADLAAEATRQLRPQSGRPMDDPSPMTAWPDVPTRAVIATNDLLFPADFLRRVTRERLGAEPDETPGGHFPMLGHPVELADRLEAYRHEVRQRG from the coding sequence ATGACCTTCGCCCTGATTCCCGGCGCCGGCTGCACGCCGTACCACTGGCACCCGCTGACCGCCGAGCTCCGCGACCGCGGGCACACCGTGATCGAGGTCGAGCTGCCCTGCGACGACGACACCGCCGGGCTCTCGGCGTACTGCGATGCCATCGTCGGCGCGGTCGGCGGCCACGAGCGGGTCACCCTGGTCGCGCACTCGCTGGGCGGGATGACGGCGCCCGTCGTGTGCGACCGGCTCGACGTGGAGCTGCTCGTCCTGGTCGCGGCGGTGGTCCCGGCACCCGGTGAGTCGGCGACGCAGTGGTGGGTGAACACGGCGTACCCGTCGGTCGAGGACGAATCGGTGGACACGTTCTTCGCGGACCTGCCCGCCGACCTCGCCGCCGAGGCGACCCGGCAGTTGCGGCCGCAGTCGGGCCGGCCGATGGACGACCCGAGTCCGATGACGGCGTGGCCGGACGTCCCGACGCGTGCGGTGATCGCTACGAACGACCTGCTCTTCCCGGCCGACTTCCTCCGCCGCGTGACGCGTGAACGGCTCGGTGCCGAGCCGGACGAGACGCCGGGCGGCCACTTCCCGATGCTCGGTCATCCTGTCGAGCTGGCCGATCGGCTGGAGGCGTACCGGCACGAGGTTCGTCAGCGGGGTTGA